The following are from one region of the Roseobacter fucihabitans genome:
- a CDS encoding carbohydrate ABC transporter permease yields MTVVGPGVTSVAKAKPDNSQARAGWGLVAPALTLMALILLVPIIVAGVLSFTNYSLGNPGFDWVGVQNYERLFTRSTYQKMFVATFTYVITVVPISVGLGLGAALLVHSLGRIGDIYKTIYFLPVMATLLAMAIAWEFMLHPTIGMVNRTLELTCGTWFEALPFFANGCAEGFPLWLGDRDYAIWVVCFIGIWQGFGFNMVLFLAGLTSVHRELYHAAEMDGARSAWERFRLVTWPALGPTTVFVVTISCIRAFQVFDTIEAFWPQGGGPNKSAYVMMFAIFEKGIQQNLIGIGSAITMLFLLFVMFLTLIQRWLVERKVHY; encoded by the coding sequence ATGACGGTCGTGGGTCCCGGCGTCACCAGTGTCGCCAAAGCCAAACCTGACAACAGCCAAGCGCGCGCTGGCTGGGGGTTGGTCGCGCCTGCCTTGACGCTGATGGCCTTAATCCTACTGGTGCCGATCATCGTGGCGGGTGTCCTGTCTTTCACCAATTATTCATTGGGCAATCCCGGCTTCGATTGGGTCGGAGTGCAGAACTACGAGCGTCTGTTCACCCGTTCGACTTACCAAAAGATGTTTGTTGCGACCTTTACCTACGTGATCACCGTGGTGCCCATTTCCGTGGGTCTTGGCCTTGGGGCGGCCTTGCTTGTCCATTCGTTGGGCCGGATTGGAGACATCTACAAGACGATCTACTTCCTGCCGGTGATGGCCACGCTGTTGGCTATGGCAATTGCATGGGAATTCATGCTGCACCCGACCATTGGCATGGTGAACCGCACGTTGGAATTGACCTGCGGGACGTGGTTTGAGGCGTTGCCCTTCTTTGCAAATGGCTGCGCCGAGGGCTTCCCTTTGTGGCTGGGGGATCGTGACTACGCGATCTGGGTGGTTTGTTTCATCGGCATCTGGCAGGGGTTTGGTTTCAACATGGTGTTGTTTTTGGCCGGTCTGACGTCGGTGCACCGCGAACTCTACCACGCGGCCGAAATGGATGGGGCCCGCTCCGCTTGGGAGAGATTTCGACTGGTGACATGGCCCGCCCTTGGGCCAACCACGGTCTTTGTCGTCACCATTTCTTGCATACGCGCCTTTCAAGTCTTTGACACCATCGAGGCCTTCTGGCCGCAGGGCGGTGGGCCGAACAAATCCGCATACGTGATGATGTTCGCGATCTTCGAGAAGGGCATTCAGCAAAACCTGATCGGGATCGGCTCGGCCATCACCATGTTGTTCTTGCTGTTCGTCATGTTTCTAACTCTTATCCAGCGCTGGCTGGTCGAACGCAAGGTGCACTACTGA
- a CDS encoding ABC transporter ATP-binding protein, with the protein MSDLQIASVTKDFGETSVLKGVTLDVKDGEFISLVGPSGCGKSTLLRIIAGLETPTSGNISIGGTDVTQLRAADRNLSMVFQSYALYPHLTVAENIAVPLQMRQMTTLQRLPVLGGVMPGARTQQHDIAQAVRHAAEMLEIGALIDRKPGQLSGGQRQRVALGRALVRDPAAFLLDEPLSNLDAKLRVQTRAEIAELHRRLKATFIYVTHDQVEAMTMSDRIAVMMDGEILQCAAPDVIYEDPDDIRVAEFIGSPKINILPVERNGTELTVFDQVLTSRFSVDSPKVIQLGLRPEALRLSQSAPLLTGRVVHFENLGSEIFAQVALNSNGSRVTLRAMPAQRQSLGLGTQVGLTFDLSAAMIFDAEGARLRRAELATNRTPEVA; encoded by the coding sequence ATGTCAGACCTGCAGATCGCATCTGTTACCAAGGACTTCGGCGAGACTTCCGTTTTGAAAGGGGTGACCCTTGATGTGAAGGATGGAGAGTTCATTTCATTGGTGGGGCCTTCTGGCTGCGGGAAATCGACTCTGTTGCGGATCATCGCCGGGCTGGAAACGCCCACGAGTGGCAACATCTCGATCGGCGGGACAGATGTGACACAGCTCCGTGCGGCGGATCGCAATCTGTCGATGGTGTTTCAATCATACGCACTTTATCCGCATTTGACAGTGGCCGAGAATATCGCCGTGCCTTTGCAGATGCGCCAAATGACAACGCTGCAGCGTTTACCCGTGCTGGGCGGTGTGATGCCCGGAGCGCGGACGCAACAGCACGATATTGCGCAAGCAGTCCGGCATGCGGCCGAGATGCTTGAAATCGGCGCCCTTATAGATCGCAAGCCCGGGCAATTGTCGGGCGGGCAGCGACAGCGCGTAGCATTGGGCCGCGCTCTGGTGCGCGATCCCGCGGCGTTTTTGCTGGATGAGCCACTGTCGAACCTTGATGCCAAGCTGCGTGTGCAGACCCGTGCCGAGATTGCCGAGCTGCACCGCCGCCTGAAGGCCACATTCATTTATGTCACCCACGATCAGGTTGAAGCCATGACTATGTCTGACCGTATTGCAGTGATGATGGACGGTGAAATCCTGCAATGTGCGGCCCCCGATGTGATCTATGAAGACCCCGATGACATTCGCGTGGCCGAATTCATCGGCTCGCCCAAGATCAATATCTTGCCGGTGGAGCGCAACGGCACGGAGCTGACCGTTTTTGATCAGGTTTTGACCTCTCGTTTTTCCGTCGACAGCCCAAAGGTCATTCAATTGGGTCTGCGCCCCGAAGCCCTGCGATTGTCTCAATCCGCGCCACTTCTTACCGGACGGGTTGTGCATTTCGAAAACCTTGGGTCCGAGATCTTTGCCCAAGTTGCCCTGAACAGCAATGGGTCGCGTGTGACTTTGCGGGCCATGCCGGCGCAGCGGCAGAGTTTGGGGCTGGGTACGCAGGTCGGTCTGACCTTTGATCTGAGCGCAGCCATGATATTCGACGCTGAGGGCGCGCGTTTGCGCCGCGCCGAACTTGCCACCAACCGCACACCTGAGGTGGCCTGA
- a CDS encoding LysR family transcriptional regulator produces MRPNHHQFEAFAYVVREGSFSAAATRLNVTQSTITQHIANLEKGVGTLLLLRGRDGVELTPTGQAFYNLADRMVALSAEVTERLEGFNAMKEGRLKIIGNAPQPALKIIARFQRRFPDIRVDFGLYDWTTAKSMISNRLADVGLITDAPEHEYWERIHIESARYVIYCRRDHPFAKRTKISLAELEEETVIVPEKGSLTRRLLDQACDRNTISLNRIAIMTTFPLMCEAVLQGIGVALFLQNSSLIRDNLCEIDIEEMPEARNTSLIATKDRTRLKLVSEFINAAIE; encoded by the coding sequence ATGCGTCCCAACCACCATCAATTCGAAGCCTTTGCATATGTTGTCCGCGAAGGAAGCTTTTCTGCCGCCGCAACACGGCTGAACGTCACCCAGTCCACGATTACGCAACACATAGCGAACCTTGAAAAAGGTGTCGGGACGCTTCTTTTGCTGCGCGGTCGGGATGGGGTGGAACTGACCCCAACCGGACAGGCTTTTTACAATCTGGCAGACCGCATGGTCGCCCTGAGCGCAGAGGTCACCGAGCGGCTTGAAGGGTTTAATGCCATGAAAGAGGGCCGCCTCAAGATTATCGGAAATGCGCCACAACCCGCGCTGAAGATCATCGCGCGGTTTCAGCGCCGGTTTCCCGATATTCGCGTCGATTTCGGGCTTTACGATTGGACGACTGCCAAATCAATGATCAGCAACCGCCTTGCGGACGTGGGCTTGATCACGGATGCGCCCGAACATGAGTATTGGGAAAGGATTCACATCGAAAGCGCGCGTTATGTGATCTATTGCCGCCGCGACCACCCATTCGCAAAGCGGACCAAGATTTCACTGGCCGAGCTTGAAGAAGAGACTGTCATTGTGCCAGAAAAAGGGTCACTCACGCGCCGCTTGCTGGATCAAGCCTGCGATCGCAACACCATATCGCTGAACCGCATAGCCATAATGACAACCTTCCCCTTGATGTGCGAAGCGGTGTTGCAGGGAATTGGCGTCGCGTTGTTCTTGCAAAACAGCAGCCTCATCAGAGACAATCTTTGCGAAATTGACATCGAGGAAATGCCTGAAGCCCGGAACACGTCTCTTATCGCCACGAAAGACCGTACGCGGTTGAAGCTCGTTTCAGAATTCATTAACGCCGCCATTGAATGA